One window from the genome of bacterium encodes:
- a CDS encoding response regulator transcription factor, with product MPRILVVDDEPQIVDLLRSYLQRDGFDVDQAVDGEAALAACARLRPDLIVLDLMLPKLDGREVCRRLRETGQTPIIMLTARDEESDKLLGLELGADDYITKPFSPREVVARVRAVLRRGSRETVEVVRAGDLVIDLRAHEVTLEGRRVDLTPTEFRLLEILAGHPNQVFTRMQLIDRVQGHAFEGYERTVDAHIKNLRGKVEPDPKNPCYILTVYGVGYKFHMVNDRHA from the coding sequence ATGCCGCGCATCCTTGTCGTTGATGATGAGCCACAGATCGTCGACCTCCTGCGCTCGTATCTGCAGCGGGATGGGTTCGACGTCGATCAGGCGGTCGACGGCGAGGCGGCGCTGGCCGCCTGTGCCCGCCTCCGGCCGGACCTGATCGTTCTGGATCTGATGCTCCCGAAGCTCGACGGCCGGGAGGTCTGCCGCCGGCTTCGCGAGACCGGGCAGACCCCGATCATCATGCTCACCGCCCGCGACGAGGAGAGCGATAAGCTCCTCGGGCTGGAGCTCGGCGCCGACGACTACATCACCAAGCCTTTCAGCCCGCGCGAGGTCGTTGCGCGGGTGCGCGCGGTACTGCGCCGCGGCAGCCGGGAGACGGTCGAGGTGGTGCGGGCCGGCGACCTGGTGATCGACCTGCGCGCGCACGAAGTGACCCTGGAGGGGCGGCGCGTCGACCTGACCCCGACGGAGTTCCGGCTGCTCGAAATTCTGGCCGGCCATCCCAACCAGGTCTTCACCCGGATGCAGCTGATCGACCGGGTCCAGGGGCACGCCTTCGAGGGGTATGAACGTACGGTGGACGCGCACATTAAGAACCTGCGGGGCAAGGTGGAACCCGACCCCAAGAACCCCTGCTATATCCTGACGGTGTACGGGGTTGGGTACAAGTTTCATATGGTGAAC